In Lolium rigidum isolate FL_2022 chromosome 3, APGP_CSIRO_Lrig_0.1, whole genome shotgun sequence, the genomic window gtgtcgtgctggctttgcacaacctcatcgaactcgatggggtcgtccaagatgttgTCATCATACGCGtgtttcactaactcgatacgcgtgttttcatGAAACCACtggagatagttgttgaaagcggccaagttgTGAGGCGCAATCTCCACAGGGCCAGCATTCCGtatcgcttccaaacagtgttggaacgctgtgacgtggccgctatgatggacaggccaatttgtgatcttcctctgccgctgcctatcaagcctgcaaaaatcaagaagttagattctacctcttcAATCAAGaaacttccatcgcatgattccggaAGTTCACCTATGAAGCGCctggtccgtgtcttgccactgaggtgggcactcctgatacagcccaaactgtctcatcactctgtgcggctagtggtattcaacaagccacatgcatatgggtggacagcgcatacgccagaaccgcgcctcctccgtgcacttgtggttgaggtcaGTCATCGCCgtgccaatacggtagtaggtaccatatggctcccaatccacctgcaccatacaaatatttcagaatttagaacaTGCGAATAGAATTTATGAACtcggattgcaaaagagtgatcggttacctgctcagcggtaagagtgtccaactcctcagtgtagtgcatgtacatgatctttggatcgctcgtcatctcggagacattgtcccaaaggtatgcccaagtcggctcccgATCGGGGTTGTTcgggtgatgaggccatggcctctctcGTGAGTACTCCgggccgcccaactgataggcggtcccagctccatacgaaaagtaggagcaagcatccaccaataccaccgctcccagtcctgcgacaagcttcatccaactgcgtacataagacatttggttagaggtagatgtaggcaacctactatagaagaatagtacatacaacaaatcatcacctgcagatagaggtaggcaagtgccgctgttccccaactccaccggtgctccaacaccgtaagctcCTTGAgcgaacaccaatgggccagcttcccaccactgtcagcaaagagagtcctcgaaatcatgtaccataagtacacgcgggtgtaCGTCCTCAGAGTATCCCTGTTGGCCCCTTCCGAGCATTGTCCAAAGTTAAGCCTAATCCAAGAGAAAGATGCGCCGGCGGGAGCCCTCGCCTTTGGATCTGCTGGCAgcggaggagccatgccaataagcgcctccatctgctggcgccacccatcagaagctgtgttcatacacagtggctcaccctgaataggtagtccaaggatcatggaaacatcctgaagagtaggggtcatctcgccggccctcaagtggaaggtgtgcgtctctgGCCTCCACCGGTCAACAAGAGCGGTGAGTGCTgcggcgttcatgttcggccccccacggcttacaagcgatatgaacgggagaagaccggtaggctcgatgaactccgtgtacctctcgtcatacggtatatccactgtgccatggtaacgaatcttcaaagggtgaagatccgttgtcctctctgtcatatgaaaagcccggtgatccctgtcatactcttgatctaggagccacaccatcctacatgtttacacaaatacaccatattatgagccatttctaacaaatatgagcaacacatacatgagaatatattcaaataagccatcacacatacatcacatacatacatacatatacatacgTATCTAGGGATAacacaccatattatgagccattcctaacaaatatgagttattcaatcacaaatatgagttattccttcacatacacattcatgaaatttgatgcctagggttcctccacaaatctaggatacatacatatctaggatttctacacatacacattcaacacatacatagccatttcaacacatacatagtcaTTTCAAATccagtttccatgtctagggttcatgtacaaATCTAGCAAAATTTtacatctatggttcaaacacatgcatacaatgaggctatcaatttcaatacatacacatcaatatagattccaacaaccaacatttccaatccaggttccatgtctaaatcgaattaaatcggagcaaatcttggatgaatcgaaggggaacgaagggaaataccttgaggattgtatggggatggatttggccggccagatctgtccaatccgtggaggatttggtggggggcggaggagaggcggccggcggcggcagctgggggaggagaagcagagaggaagagaaagaagaagagggtcgggctgggcgcgggcgcgggcgccacacttaagtggatgtgtggcgcccgtggcatcggcgccacactgtgaagagtggcgcccgtggcatcggcgtcaCACATAGAGCATCGTCAaacatctccctcggtcttctggaagcttcgtggcaaaataggaccctgggcgttgatttcgtccaatttctagaatatttctttactaggatttctgaaaccaaaaacagcagaaaacagaatcggctcttcggcatctcgttaataggttagtgccggaaaatgcataaatacgacatataaagtgtataaaacatgtagatatcatcaataatgtggcatggaacataagaaattatcgatacgtcggagacgtatcggcatccctaagcttagttctcgctcgtcccgagcgagtaaacgataacacagataatttctggagtgacatgccatcataaccttgatcatactattgtaaacatatgtaatgaatgcagcgatcaaaacaatggtaatgacatgagtaaacaactgaatcataaagcaaaaacttttcatgaatagtactttcaagacaagcatcaataagtcttgcataagagttaactcataaagcaataaatctaagtaaaggtattgaagcaacacaaaggaagattaagtttcagcggttgctttcaacttataacatgtatatctcatggataattgtcaacatagagtaatataacaagtgcaatatgcaagtatttaggaatcaatgcacagttcacacaagtgtttgcttcttgaggtggagagaaataggtgaactgactcaacataaaagtaaaagaaaggtccttcaaagaggaaagcatcaattgctatatttgtgctagagcttttattttgaaaacaagaaacaattttgtcaacggtagtaataaagcacatgtattatgtaaattatatcttacaagttgcaagcctcatgcatagtatactaatagtgcccgcaccttgtcctaattagcttggactaccggatcatcgcaatacacatgttttaaccaagtgtcacaatggggtacctccatgccgcctgtacaaaggtctaaggagaaagctcgcattttggatttctcgcttttgattattctcaacttagacatccataccgggacaacatggacaatagataatggactcctctttaatgcataagcatgtggcaacagattaatgttctcatatgagattgaggatatatgtccaaaactgaaacttccaccatgattcatggctttagttagcggcccaatgttcttctctaacaatatgcatgctccaaccattaaggtggttgatctctcttacttcggacaagacggacatgcatagcaactcacatgatattcaacaaagaatagttgatggcgtccccggaaacatggttatcgcacaacaagcaacttaataagagataaagtgcataagtacatattcaataccacaatagtttttaagctatttgtcccatgagctatatattgcaaaggcgaatgatggaaattttaaaggtagcactcaagtaatttactttggaatggcggagaaataccatgtagtaggtaggtatggtggacacaaatggcatagtggttggctcaatgattttagatgcatgagaagtattccctctcgatacaaggtttaggctagcaaggttatttgaaacaaacacaaggatgaaccggtgcagaaaaactcacataaaagacatattgtaaacattataagactctacaccgtcttccttgttgttcaaaactcaatactagaaattatctagactttagagagaccaaatatgcaaaccaaatttagcaagctctaggtgtttcttcattaatgggtgcaaagtatatgatgcaagagcttaaacatgagcacaacaattgccaagtatcaaattattcaagacattttagaattactacatgtagcatttcccgattccaaccatataacaatttaacgaagaagattcaaccttcgccatgaatactatgagtaaagcctaaggacatatttgtccatatgcaacagcggagcgtgtctctctcccacgcaatgaatgctatgatccattttattcaaacaaaaacaaaaacaaaaacaaaccgacgctccaagcaaagtacataagatgtgacggaataaaaatatagtttcgggggaggaacccgataatgttgtcgatgaagaaggggatgccttgggcatccccaagcttagatgcttgagtcttcttagaatatgcagggagtgaaccaccggggcatccccaagcttagagctttcactctccttgatcatattgcatcattctcctctcttgatccttgaaaacttcctccacaccaaactcgaaacaactcattagagggttagtgtacaataaaaattaacatgttcagaggtgacacaatcattcttaacacttctggacattgcataaagctactggacattaatggatcaaagaaattcatccaacatagcaaaaggggaaatgcgaaataaaaggcagaatctgtcaaaacagaacagtccgtaaagatggattttattgaggcaccagacttgctcaaatggaaatgcccaaattgaatgaaagttgcgtacatatctgaggatcacgcacgtaaattggcatagttttctgagctacctacagagaggcatatcggaattcgtgacagcaaagaaatctgttactgcgcagcaatccaaatctagtattcactttactatcaaagactttacttggcacaacaaaacacaaaactaagataaggagaggttgctacagtagtaaacaacttccaagactcaaatataaaacaaaaatacttgtAGTAAAaaaaatgggttgtctcccacaagcgcttttctttaacgcctttcagctaggcgcagaaagtgtgtatcaagtattatcaagagatgaagtatcaacatcgtaacttgttctaataatagaatcaaaaggtaacttcattctccttctagggaagtgttccatacctttcttgagaggaaattgatatttaatattaccttccttcatatcaatggtagctccaacagttcgaagaaaaggtcttcccaatataatgggacaagatgcattgcattcaatatccaaaacaacaaaatcaacggggacaaggttattgttaacggtaatgcgaacattgtcaactctccccaaaggtttctttatagcattatcaacaagattaacatccaaataacagtttttcaatggtggcaagtcaagcatattataaattttcttaggcataacggaaatacttgcaccaagatcacataaagcattacaatcaaaatcattgaccttcatcttaatgatgggctcccaaccatcctctaactttctaggaatagaagtttcaagtttttgttttccttctctagcttttatgagagcatttgtaatatgttttgtgaaagccaagtttatagcactagcattaggactcttagcatgtttttgtaagaactttataacttcagagatgtggaaatcatcaaaatttaaaccattacaatctaaagcaatggtatcatcatccccaatgttggaaaaaatttcagcagttttatcaatttcagcagttttagcagtttcagacaattttgcacgctttgcactaggagtagtaacattgccaacaccaattattttaccattgatagtaggaggtgcagaaacatgtggagcattagcattgctagtggtggtaattgtccaaactttagctacatttttctctttagctagtttttcattttcttctctttcccacctagcatgcaattcggccaagaagcacgttgaaggttgatggcggcgggatgtagtgcggcgcaacaccagggattccggcgccaacgtggaacctgcacaacacaaccaaagtactttgccccaacgaaacagtgaggttgtcaatctcaccgagcttgctgtaacaaaggattagatgtatagtgtggatgatgattgtttgcgagaaaacgatagaacaagtattgcggtagattgtattcaatgtaaaagaatggaccggggtccacagttcactagaggtgtctctcccataagataaatagcatgttgggtgaacaaattacgatcgaggcaattgacaaatagagagggcataacaatgcacatacatgacatgatgaatattgtgagatttaattgggcattacgacaaagtacatagaccgctatccagcatgcatctatgcctaaaaagtccaccttcgaggttatcatccgaaccccttccggtattaagttgtaaaacaacggacaattgcattaagtatggtgcgtaatgtaatcaataactacatcctcggacatagcatcaatgttttatccctagtggcaacagcacatccacaaccttagaactttccatcactgtcccagcatttaatggaggcatgaacccactatcgagcataaatactccctcttggagttaagagcaaaaacttggccagagcttctactaataacggagagcatgcaagatcataaacaacacataggtaatagattgataatcaacataacatagtattctctatccatcggatcccgacaaacacaacatatagaattacgagatagatgatcttgatcatgttaggcagctcacaagatccgacaatgaagcacatgaggagaagacaaccatctagctactgctatggacccatagtccgggggtgaactactcactcatcactccggaggcgaccatggcggtgaagagtcctccgggagatgaatcccctctccggcggggtgccggaggtgatctccgaatccccgagatgggattggcggcggcggcgtctcgatgaggttttccgtatcgtggctctccgtactggggtttcgcgacgaaggctatttgtaggcggaagggcaggtaaagaggcggcacgaggggcccacaccacaggccggcgcggccagggcctgggccgcgccggcctggtgtgtcgccacctcgtggccccacttcgactctccctcggtcttccggaagcttcgtggcaaaataggaccacgggcgttgatttcgtccaattcctagaatatttctttact contains:
- the LOC124704205 gene encoding protein MAIN-LIKE 1-like gives rise to the protein MVWLLDQEYDRDHRAFHMTERTTDLHPLKIRYHGTVDIPYDERYTEFIEPTGLLPFISLVSRGGPNMNAAALTALVDRWRPETHTFHLRAGEMTPTLQDVSMILGLPIQGEPLCMNTASDGWRQQMEALIGMAPPLPADPKARAPAGASFSWIRLNFGQCSEGANRDTLRTYTRVYLWYMISRTLFADSGGKLAHWCSLKELTVLEHRWSWGTAALAYLYLQVM